One stretch of Euphorbia lathyris chromosome 7, ddEupLath1.1, whole genome shotgun sequence DNA includes these proteins:
- the LOC136235389 gene encoding uncharacterized aarF domain-containing protein kinase At1g71810, chloroplastic — MSFPSEMSLLCSPRPMPPFPAIWNSNFPLGTPKPLPYRSFPQPLRAVTRRNEDIDAFTLKSGYMFELSATEADTLIDYDIKRIATIYRKKPLILFRRLFQIGTSFGWWFAARYYDSLAEKSDLMFKVRAAELRQILVELGPAFIKIAQAVSSRSDLIPPSYLDELSLLQDRIAPFSSEIALNTIEQELGLPIDELFSEISPEPIAAASLGQVYQARLRKSAKLVAVKVQRPGVQAAIALDMLILRYMAGIVKRIGKFNSDLQAVVDEWASSLFREMDYVKEANNGTKFRKLYGGINDVSVPEMYIEHTTRKVLVMEWIEGQKLSEVKDVYLVEIGVYCSFNQLLEYGFYHADPHPGNFIRTNDGKLAYIDFGMMGEFKQELRDAFIEACLHLVNRDFDALARDFVTLGFVPSTADKDAVTRTLTDVLQNAVAKGIRNISFGDLLGNLGTAMYKFKFQIPSYFFLVIRSLAVLEGIAISFDPNYKVLGSTYPWIARKVLTDTSPKLKSSLRNLLYKEGAFRIDRLESLVSESLRTETALVRRQTEENDSKVAIKQILSFTLTEKGAFIREILLQEIAKGLDALAVATIDSVSSSSTMTKEDITNLRTLRRLMLLLSGSKKNASFDAETRESNTHNNQNTYLEEVLPVFSQLSSVQAILPIVAVIPELPREMQQQFLLMPADLAGRLVSRATARTIRRIFL; from the exons atgtcaTTCCCCTCAGAAATGTCACTACTCTGTTCTCCGCGGCCTATGCCCCCTTTTCCCGCCATTTGGAACTCTAATTTTCCGCTCGGAACTCCTAAACCACTTCCGTACAGGTCGTTTCCTCAGCCTCTGCGAGCTGTTACCCGTCGCAATGAGGATATCGATGCTTTTACGCTGAAGTCTGGTTATATGTTCGAGCTCAGTGCCACAGAAGCCGACACTTTAATTGATTACGATATTAAAAGAATTGCTACAATTTATAGGAAGAAGCCTTTGATTTTGTTTCGTAGATTGTTTCAGATTGGTACCTCATTTGGCTGGTGGTTTGCGGCTCGCTATTATGATAGCCTCGCCGAGAAATCTGATCTCATGTTCAAG GTTAGAGCTGCAGAACTTCGGCAAATATTGGTGGAACTCGGCCCT GCCTTCATCAAAATTGCACAGGCTGTTTCTTCTCGATCT GATTTGATACCACCATCATACCTTGATGAACTTTCACTGTTGCAAGATCGAATAGCTCCATTTTCCTCAGAAATTGCTTTAAATACAATAGAACAGGAGCTTGGATTGCCAATAGATGAGCTTTTCTCAGAGATCTCACCAGAGCCTATCGCTGCAGCATCCCTTGGGCAG GTCTATCAAGCAAGGCTTCGTAAGAGTGCAAAGCTTGTTGCTGTTAAAGTGCAGAGGCCAGGTGTTCAGGCTGCTATTGCGCTTGACATGTTAATCTTGCGTTATATGGCAGGAATTGTGAAACGGATTGGAAAATTTAACTCTGATCTCCAA GCAGTTGTTGATGAATGGGCCTCAAGCCTTTTTCGG GAGATGGACTATGTGAAAGAAGCAAATAATGGAACCAAGTTTAG GAAGCTCTACGGTGGtataaatgatgtttcagttccaGAAATGTATATTGAGCACACAACTCGTAAGGTCCTTGTAATGGAATGGATTGAG GGGCAGAAGTTGTCAGAAGTGAAGGATGTTTACTTGGTTGAG ATTGGAGTTTACTGCTCGTTTAATCAATTATTGGAGTATGGATTCTATCATGCTGATCCACACCCTGGAAactttattcgtacaaatgatgGAAAACTGGCTTATATAG ATTTCGGGATGATGGGTGAATTTAAACAAGAACTCCGTGATGCATTCATTGAAGCTTGTCTCCATCTTGTAAATCGTGATTTTGATGCATTGGCTAGAGACTTTGTTACTCTTGG GTTCGTTCCATCAACTGCGGACAAGGATGCTGTTACAAGAACTTTAACAG ATGTCCTCCAAAATGCTGTTGCAAAAGGAATCCGTAATATAAGTTTCGGGGACCTTTTGGGAAACTTGGGAACTGCCAT GTACAAGTTCAAATTTCAAATCCCTTCTTACTTTTTTCTCGTCATTCGGAG TCTTGCAGTCTTGGAGGGCATTGCTATCAGTTTTGACCCCAATTACAAAGTTTTAGGTAGTACATACCCATGGATTGCTAGGAAAGTTCTAACTGATACCTCACCGAAACTGAAGTCTTCTCTCCGAAATCTTCTTTATAAG GAAGGTGCTTTCAGAATTGATCGTCTAGAATCTCTAGTTTCAGAG TCCCTTCGTACGGAAACCGCCTTGGTTAGAAGGCAAACAGAAGAGAATGATTCGAAAGTGGCTATAAAGCAAATCCTTTCTTTCACATTAACTGAGAAG GGTGCATTTATCAGAGAAATACTTCTTCAAGAAATTGCTAAG GGTCTAGATGCACTTGCAGTAGCAACAATTGATTCTGTAAGTTCATCCTCTACCATGACCAAGGAAGACATAACGAATTTGAGAACTTTACGCCGCCTTATGCTACTGTTGTCAGGATCAAAAAAGAATGCTAGTTTTGATGCG GAAACAAGAGAGAGTAACACACACAATAATCAGAATACATATCTGGAAGAAGTATTGCCTGTTTTTTCTCAGCTTTCATCAGTTCAAGCAATTCTTCCCATTGTTGCTGTTATCCCTGAG CTTCCTCGAGAAATGCAACAGCAGTTTCTTCTTATGCCAGCTGATCTGGCTGGAAGATTAGTTTCCAGAGCCACTGCTAGGACAATCAGGAGGATATTTCTGTGA